A stretch of DNA from Flavobacteriaceae bacterium MAR_2009_75:
ATCGAGGATCAATCCATAGCATTTGTCTACATCGATATTTATTGATGTTATTTCATCATTGACAATAGATTTCTTGACTACCTTTTGAGCATATGAAATCTGAAATATCAAAAAAAGAATAAAAAACAGCTTACCCATCAATCAGACTTTAACCAAAAAGACCTGCAAGGTAAAACCTTGCAGGTCGAATATTTTGTACATCGTTTGAAGACGTTTATTTCTGCATGTTTTTAGCCTCGATGCTTAGTGTAGCATGCGGAACCAACTTCAATCGCTCTTTGGCGATAAGCTTACCGGTAACACGGCAGATACCGTAAGTTTTGTTTTCAATACGAAGTATAGCATTCTTCAGGTCTCTAATAAATTTCTCTTGCCTGATCGCCAACTGCGTATTTGCTTCTTTACTCATGGTTTCTGAACCTTCTTCAAAAGCTTTGAACGTGGGTGAGGTATCATCGGTACCATTATTGCCATCGTTCATATACGAGCTTTTGAGCAAGTCTAAATGACTCTTGGCCTTTTCTATTTTTTCTTCGATCAATTCTTTAAATTCGGCCAGATCCTTGTCCGAATATCTAACTTTTAAATCTTCTGCCATTTTACTAATGTTTTTCTATAAATAATCTTGTGTTCACCTCATCAAAGGCAACCTCGGTTCCCTTCTCAAGTTTCTCTTCAAAATCAAGCTCGGCGGTCAATGTCTCGGTCTTGATATAGTTTATATTACTTTCGACGGCTTTCTCAACGTGTCCGTCTTTTAAAATCTTAACATCGATTTTGTCAGTAACCTCAAAACCAGAATCTTTTCTAATGTTTTGAATGCGGTTGACAAGCTCGCGAGCAATACCCTCTTGTCTTAGGTCATCGTTGATCGTTATATCTAGCGCTACTGTGATTGCACCTGCGCTTGCCACTAACCAACCTTCTATATCTTGAGAGGTTATCTCTACATCTTGTAACTGTAATGTAATACTTTTATTATCAATGTCAAGTGATAATTCGCCCTTCTGCTCAATTTTCTGGATGTCTTCTTGATTTAAGGTCGATACAGCTTGGGCTATCTTCTTCATATCTTTACCAAATTTAGGTCCTAAAGTTTTAAAATTTGGTTTGATTTTTTTGATCAACACACCAGATGCATCATCAAGCAACTCAATTTCTTTTACATTGACTTCAGATTTAATCAGGTCTGCAACTGCTTCTATTTCTTGTCTTTGAATATCATCTAAAATGGGTATCATCACTTTTTGCAAAGGCTGACGCACTTTTATTTTTTCTTTCTGACGAATAGACAACACCAATGATGATATGGTCTGCGCTTTTTCCATCTTGCTTTCTAAATCTTTGTCAACAAATGACTCATCGTACACCGGAAAATCTGCTAAATGTACACTCTCAAAAGATTCGGTTTTGGTGGTATCAGTTAAATCTTTGTAAAGTCGATCCATAAAAAACGGAGCAACCGGAGCAGATAACTTGGCTACCGTTTCAAGACAGGTATAAAGGGTTTGATAAGCCGAAATCTTATCTTTTTGGTACTCCCCTTTCCAGAAGCGTCTTCTACATAAGCGCACATACCAATTACTCAAATTTTCTTGAACATAATCTGAAATAGCCCTTGTAGCTCTGGTAGGTTCATACTCGGCATAAGCTTCATCGACTATTTTGATTAGCGAATGAAGTTCAGATAAGATCCACCTATCGATTTCGGGCCTCTCATCCAATGGCAAATTATCTTCAGAGTAATCGAAATTATCAATGTTTGCATACAGGCCAAAGAACGAATAAGTATTGTATAACGTGCCAAAGAACTTACGTTTTACCTCAACGATACCATCGATATCGAATTTAAGATTATCCCAAGGGTTGGCATTCGAAATCATATACCAGCGTGTAGCATCGGCACCATGTTCGCTCATGGTTTCAAAAGGGTCGACAGCATTACCAAGTCTCTTTGACATTTTTTTGCCCTCTTTGTCGAGAACTAGTCCATTAGAAACAACATTTTTATACGCTACCGAGTCAAAAACCATTGTTGCAATTGCATGTAGTGTATAGAACCAACCTCTGGTCTGGTCAACACCTTCAGCAATAAAATCGGCCGGATAAGTTTTTCCCTTATCAATCAGCTCTTTATTTTCAAAAGGGTAATGCCATTGCGCATAGGGCATCGAACCACTATCGAACCAAACATCGATTAAATCACTTTCTCGTTTCATCGGTTTTCCTGATTCGGAAACCAATGTAATACCATCAACAATATTCTTGTGAAGGTCTATTTTATCATAATTATCTTCGGATAGGTCGCCCACAACGAACTCATCGAAAATATCTTTTTCCATTAAGCCTGCGGAAACCGACTTGGCCATTTCTTCTTTCAATTCTGAAACCGAGCCTATTATTTTCACCTCTTGGCCATCTTCGGTACGCCAAATAGGAAGTGGAATACCCCAATATCTAGATCGGGATAGATTCCAATCGTTGGCATTCGCCAACCAGTTGCCAAACCTGCCTTCACCTGTCGATTTAGGCTTCCAGTTTATGGTCTGGTTCAATTGGAACATTTTATCTTTTACATCGGTTATCTTAATAAACCAAGAATCGAGGGGGTAATACAATATTGGCTTATCGGTACGCCAGCAGTTCGGGTAACTGTGCACATACTTCTCTACTTTGAACGCCCGATTCTCTTCTTTAAGCCGTATGGCAATCTCAACGTCGACCGATCTCTCAGGCACCTCACCTAAGTTATAGTATTCGTTTTTCACATATTTACCGGCCAATTCTTTCATCTCAGGCCTGAATTTACCCTGTAAATCTACTAACGGCACAGGATTCTTATTTTCATCAAGCACCAAAAGAGGCGGTACCGCCGGCTCAGCCTGCTTGGCAACCAAGGCATCGTCAGCGCCAAAAGTAGGCGCCGTATGAACTATACCGGTACCATCTTCGGTCGTAACAAAGTCACCTGTGATTACCCTAAATGCATTTTCAGGGTTTTCGTATGGAAGCGCATAGTCTAACAATTGCTCGTATTTGATACCGACCAAATCATTACCGCTGAACTCTTTTACTACATAAAAGGGTATTTTTTTATCGCCAGAGGCATATTCGAGTAATTCAGGTTTCGACTTGACTTCCTGAAACTTTCCGGAAAATTGCTTCCCTATCAACTTTTTAGCCAAAACTACATTCATGGGCTTGAATGTGTATTGATTGTAAGTTTCGACCAAGACATACTCAATCTTTGGGCCAACGGTCAAGGCTGTATTCGAGGGCAGTGTCCATGGCGTAGTTGTCCAGGCCAAGAAAAAGATATCTCCTTCATCCTTTAAAAAATCGGGAAGAGTAGATTCAACGGCCTTGAACTGGGCAACAATTGTTGTATCGGTTACATCTTGATACGTTCCCGGTTGATTCAATTCATGTGAACTAAGCCCAGTACCGGCTTTCGGGGAATAGGGCTGAATCGTATAACCCTTGTAGATCAGGCCTTTATCATAAATTTGCTTCAACAACCACCATACAGATTCCATATATTTTGACTTGTAGGTTATATAAGGGTCATTCATGTCTACCCAATAACCTACCTGCTCGGTCATCCTGTTCCAAACATCGGTGTATCTCATGACCGCTTTTTTACACGCGGCATTATAGTCTTCAACAGATATCTTCTGACCAATATCTTCTTTAGTGATGCCCAATTCTTTTTCGACCCCTAACTCAATGGGTAGACCATGGGTATCCCAACCGGCTTTTCTTTTTACTTGAAACCCCTTCATAGTTTTATAGCGCGGAAAAATATCTTTAATAGTACGCGCCATTACGTGGTGTATGCCGGGCATACCATTCGCTGATGGTGGACCTTCATAAAAGACATAACTGGGTTTACCTTCTCGGGTAGAAATACTTTTCTCGAAAATTCCGTTTTCCTTCCAATAAGCTAGTATTTCCTCCGCCACTTTTGGCAAATCCAATCCTTTATATTCCGCAAACTTCATAACAAGGCTTTCAATTGTTAAAACTCGCTTGAGTTCTATTATTTTAAGGCAGCAAAATTAACGATTTTTAAGCAATTTATAGGGACAGTTAACAAAATGAAACCTTTTATTATCGGTGTTCTATCTACCAGTTTACTCCTTTTTCTTGCTCTCTAATAGATTCATACTTTTCTGGCCCCGGGAGATTTAACAAAACAGCATCCAAAAAAGTTATTCCTGCGTATATTATTCCAACAACTATTAACTAATATTAAATTTAAAATCATGAAAAAAGTAGTTCTAAGTTCAATCTTAATGCTTGCCCTAAGTACATCTTTTATTTCTTGTAGAGAAAGTGCAGATAAGGCGAAAAGCTCGGCCGAACAAGCTGGAGAATCTATGGAAGAGGCCGGTGAAGATTTCAAAGAAGCTGGTAGAGAAGTAGGCGAAGAAATGAAAGAGATGGGCGAAGAAGCAGCCGATAAAGCAAAAGAGGCTGGTGAAGATGTTAAGGAAGCTGGCAACGACGCACTCAATGAAGCTAAAGAAGCCGGAGAAAATATGAAGGAAGGCGCCAAAGATGCGGCTAACGACGTTAAAAATGCTGCCAATAAAGTGGCAAATGATGCAAAAGACGCGGTAAACTAGTTGCCTTTGTAGAAAAAATAGACAAGCCTCGACCATAGGTCGAGGCTTTTTTTATACCATACATGTCAATTCTTAACAGACTTCGACCTACCGTTCACCGAGAAAAAGAGCGTCTCATATCTTTCACAACATCATAAGGCCAGTTCACAACAAAAATTTACAAATTCGCTGAAAACCAAGTAGTTTTACATTGTAATTAAGTGATAGTGTTGACCCCAAATCGTTCTTGAACTTAACCGAAAAAGTTTTGATCCCAAATCGAAACTAAACCTATAAAAGCGAAATTATACCAAACCTACTTTGATAAAAAAACCCTCTTCTTTAGAGGGTTTTTTTATACTTGAAAAATATAGGTTGTAATTAACAAACCCGTTCTAGAAATTATAGCCTAACCCAAATATAAAATTAGTTCCGGGCGCCGCGATACCCGAAGAATATGGCCTATAACGTTCATTTGTAATATTTTCAAGACTTAACGAAGCCTCAAAATTTTGGGTAATAGCATACTGAGACCTAAAATTTAAGGTATGCCATGAGGGCGAATATGGGTTGCCATCCACATCAACCGCATAAATATAATCTTTACTGCGTTCAGAAGCCGCTAAATCATCATAGGGTATGCTACCATTATAATTCATGAACAAATCGGCTTTTAGTCTTTGATTTTTCCATTTTAGATGAAAATCACCAAAAGTGGGCGCTACATGACGGCCCGGTGAATCAGTACCATCTTCCTCTTCTTCAACACCTTCGGTAAAGGTCAAGTTTGAAGTAATGGAAATATGGTCTGACAAAAATGCTTCAATACCAAATTCAAAACCATACACGAAAGCTTTAGCCGCATTCTGTATGGCCAATACCTGACTCAATTCACCTTTATAATCGATTTCTGATGCCCCGTTAAAACGAAACTCTCTTCGAACAAGGGCATCTACCAAATAAGTGTAGTAGGTCGCACCCTTTATGGTCAATTTGTCGTTAAAATTCTTATACACTCCTAACTCGGCATTATAGGCGTATTCAGGTTCTAAGTCTGGGTAAGGTACTACGACTGCGCCTGGTTCAGAGTCAAAAACCTTACCTACATCATCAATATTAGGTGCTCGAAAGCCCGTAGACCCGTTCAACGTAATTTGTAAATCAGCCTTGGGGAACCAACTGAATCCCACACTTCCAGTCAAGGCACCGTTGTTAAGATCAGCATCATCAAAAGGAAAAGGATAGTACGTTTTATCAAAGGAAGCATCGATCCAAACATGGCTGTAACGCAACCCACAAAGCAGAGTGAAGTTAGGTTTTGCCTTATACTCGGCATTCACATAGCCCGCAACTGTTTGCCAAATAGATCCGTCAGGGTATCTAGTGGCCGAAGCTGCCGATTCTGTGGTCTGCATATTATGTTGGCTCCCGAATGAACTAATGGCATTAAAAATGTACTCGCCACCGTAATAGAGACGAAGGTCTCCTATCTTCTTGTTTTCAAAATCAATATTAGTTGAAATGGCATCAACATTTTCTTTTGTAGTGTATAAAACATCTTCCCCAAAACCCCTGTCATTTCTACTTTCTTCAAAATGTTGATATGCGGTAGTAATCTTCAATCCGTCATAAAAAATACCCTTACCCTGCTTGCGTAATTGCAAATTACCTAACATCCATTTTTGGGGTCCGTAATACCATTCTGCTGAACGAAGACCATCATTGGCACTATTGGGCCTAATTAGTCTATCGTATCTTGAATAGTCTGAAGTTTCAGAATAATGCAGGCCTAAATCATACCTCCAGGTATTACTCGGGCGGTAAGATATCTTCTGCATCAAGTTTATCTGATTATAACCCGTAGGCAGCTGTTTTCTGGGTTTTTCATTTTCTTTTAAGATGTCTTGACCATTGCTGGTCTCTACATACTTATTTCTTAGATACGACTGCGGACCATGTTTACCCATCACCATGTCCCCAAAATTGTTATAGGTCGCACTGGTCATAAATGCCCACTTGCGTTTGCCAAAATTGAAGTCAGCATGTATAGTGTTTTCCATATTCGCAGTAGAAAGTCTATAATTACCCTTACCGGAGACCGAAAGTGAATCTGTTGATGAAAATTCAGGTTTCTTGGTGTAAAAATTCATCACCCCACCAATGGCATCGCTACCGTAAATTACTGATCCTGGACCAAAAATTATCTCTGTATTGTTTATCGCATACGGGTCGATTGAAATCACATTTTGAAGATTACCTCCTCTGAAAATCGCATTGTTCATTCGTACCCCATCGACAGACAGCAAAAGTCTATTCGTTGCAAAACCTCGAATCATGGGGCTACCACCGCCCATTTGACTTTTCTGAACAAACACCTTACCAGTATTACCCAGCAAATCGGCGGAAGTTTGAGGATTATTAAATGCAATTTCTTTAGCGTTGATTACATCTATTTTGTTCGGAATATCTTTCTTTTGTTGCTCCCATTTCGAAACCGACATGACCACTTCGGCAAGCTCTTCAGCCTTCATAACCATAAATATACGGTTGCCCTGTCTCGAAATTTGTGCTCGAGTGCTTTTTCTCAGTTGGTAACTTAAATGTTTAAAGGTGATACGCTCGTTAGAAGTAAACCCAGAAAGATTCGACAGCCCATGAATATCCGATATTGCTGTTTTTGATTTATCGGAATTAAAAATGGCCACATTTGAAATGGGCTCACCTGTATCTGCATCCAAAATTCTGGTTTCTTGAGCAGACGTTAATTGATACAATAAAAGAACTATGACAAGTAAAATCTTGCTCATACTAGCTGAAAACTTCGTTAAGAACAGCAAGAGACCTAGGTTTACGAAACCCTTGCAAATGCAGTTCATAATAGAGCACAAGGGACTGTAAAAGTTCTTGGCGGTTTTTTTTATTCATTTTGATATTATTTATACCATCAAAATTTGTGCCCAAGAAGGTTTTAAAATAATCAAGATTTTCACCAACAAGTATCGGGTTGAGAGAAGGGGTGTCTGTAAACTCGCCTTCCATTAGGTCGAAGCTTGATGCTTTGATATCTTTAGTGTCGGGGTAGAACCCCAAGTATTTAGTCAGCCGGAGCAATAGATAGATATGAAAATTAGATATTTCATTGTGAGAATCTAACCATTGCAGCGATGCCTCTAAAAATTCAAAAAGACCCTGATTAGGTTCTTCTTCATGAATACTGTTGCTCAACATTTCAGCTAAAAAAAGGGTCATGGCATTCTTGGCAATATTCGAATGTAACGTTTGATTATGATAACTTACTTTAGCCTCACGAATACTTTCTAGAGTTCCTTTGTTTTTATGATTGGCAACGATTTCTAATTGGGTGAGAGGTTGAAAATAAGCCGATTTCAATTTCCCTTTTTTTGATGCCAACACCCCTTTGAGCAAATACCCTTTTAGTCCATCTGAAGCAGTAAATGCTTTTACGATAAGACTAGTATCGCCATACTTTAGCGAAGTTAGAACAATGGCCTTAGTAGTTACTTGCATTCAGATTATCAGGTTTGTCGTAAAGATAAGTTGAAAAAGGCCGAAAGCGCTAATCAGCATAATTCTTGATTATAAGGAAGTATTGCCAATCCTCAAAAACTTGCTGTTCATCTTTTGTTCAATTCTCCATTTTCGGCCTCACTAAAATCAACATACATCTGTAGTATCGAATCGCCTATTTTTTTTGAATAGTGGTGCCTGTCAAGCCAATAGCACGAATTGTTTTCAAATAAACTATTACCAAAAGGCTCAAATAAATCAAAACCATTCTTTTTCAAGGATATAAGCAGTTGTTTAAACTGCAATAACTTTTCTGTCGATTTCTTCAAGTTATCTTGAGAAGTCGGGTGTATCAAAAAGGTTAAATGGATTTTATTCTTATGACAAAGGTTCTGAATTTTTTGAAGTGTCTCTATTTGAGAAGAAAAATCAAGCTGTTTTTCTACTTCTTCCACAGGGTGCGGAAGTAACACTAACTCTTCTTTATCGTCACAATTGTCATCGTAGGCATTTTTTGCATAGTAATTTCCGTCTTTATAGATATCATGCACGATATGTTTTTTATTTTCATCAACACCGGAAATCTTTTTAAACGAAATTGGCAAGAACAAATATTCCCAATGAATTTTATCTTCTTCCATAGGTACAAATTTTCGAGAAGCTTGATTGATATGTGAACTTGCACGTTCATAAATAGCGCCCTCATCTAAACCCACAACTATATTTTTAACTTCAACATCATTTTTCACGAAAAGAAGCATATCGGCATAAAATTCGTCGGGTGTGCCCAGCGAATAGGTCATATTATACCAACGGTCACTTTCATTATTCAATTGATTGAAATGCAATGCACCCCCTTTAGAATTGGAGAATAAAAAACTATTGAATTTATCGGTATTCTGTAGTATGTGGTGAACCTTTAAACTATGTTCATTAGGGCGAATGCCCGGAAATTCTTTTCGCTTTTCTAAAATTCCGTAAGGGTCTATGTTATAATTGTAAATACCCGTCATGGTAAAGTACGCCAGTACTATTAAACTAAAAAATGCCGTTTTTTTAAGAAAGGTTCTCATCTAGAATTGAAAATATATAAACTGCCCCGAACTTGTATTTATACTGATCAGATATGCTACAACAGCAATGATGACCGCTTCTCTTATATAAATAATTCTTTTATCGATTCTATTCAAAAACGAAAAAGTGAGACGTTCATCCTTTCTAAAAATCCAATCCAAAAAAAGCAATGAGCCCACACTGTAAAGTCCGTTTTTATAGATTGGGGGAAAGTTGATTTTCGTAAACATCAAAGTCAAATAATCGAAGGCCAAACTGATATTTTCACTTCTGAAAAACACCCATGCCAGAACAACGATAAAAAAGGTACTAGTCATTTGAACTACCTCTCTTAATGTGGGGAGCCATGAATTTTCTGCTACGATACCACCCGTATATTTTCTATTGCTACCAACTATATAACTCGGTACAAAAAGTAAAGCATGAATACCTCCCCACACAATAAATGTCCAATTTGCTCCATGCCAAAGGCCACTTACCAAAAAAACAATAAATACGTTTCTAAGTGATTTCCATTTCTGCCCTTTCGACCCTCCGAGGGGTATGTATAAATAATCTCTAAACCATGTGGAAAGCGAAATGTGCCACCTTCGCCAAAATTCTCCGATATTTC
This window harbors:
- a CDS encoding isoleucyl-tRNA synthetase, with the protein product MKFAEYKGLDLPKVAEEILAYWKENGIFEKSISTREGKPSYVFYEGPPSANGMPGIHHVMARTIKDIFPRYKTMKGFQVKRKAGWDTHGLPIELGVEKELGITKEDIGQKISVEDYNAACKKAVMRYTDVWNRMTEQVGYWVDMNDPYITYKSKYMESVWWLLKQIYDKGLIYKGYTIQPYSPKAGTGLSSHELNQPGTYQDVTDTTIVAQFKAVESTLPDFLKDEGDIFFLAWTTTPWTLPSNTALTVGPKIEYVLVETYNQYTFKPMNVVLAKKLIGKQFSGKFQEVKSKPELLEYASGDKKIPFYVVKEFSGNDLVGIKYEQLLDYALPYENPENAFRVITGDFVTTEDGTGIVHTAPTFGADDALVAKQAEPAVPPLLVLDENKNPVPLVDLQGKFRPEMKELAGKYVKNEYYNLGEVPERSVDVEIAIRLKEENRAFKVEKYVHSYPNCWRTDKPILYYPLDSWFIKITDVKDKMFQLNQTINWKPKSTGEGRFGNWLANANDWNLSRSRYWGIPLPIWRTEDGQEVKIIGSVSELKEEMAKSVSAGLMEKDIFDEFVVGDLSEDNYDKIDLHKNIVDGITLVSESGKPMKRESDLIDVWFDSGSMPYAQWHYPFENKELIDKGKTYPADFIAEGVDQTRGWFYTLHAIATMVFDSVAYKNVVSNGLVLDKEGKKMSKRLGNAVDPFETMSEHGADATRWYMISNANPWDNLKFDIDGIVEVKRKFFGTLYNTYSFFGLYANIDNFDYSEDNLPLDERPEIDRWILSELHSLIKIVDEAYAEYEPTRATRAISDYVQENLSNWYVRLCRRRFWKGEYQKDKISAYQTLYTCLETVAKLSAPVAPFFMDRLYKDLTDTTKTESFESVHLADFPVYDESFVDKDLESKMEKAQTISSLVLSIRQKEKIKVRQPLQKVMIPILDDIQRQEIEAVADLIKSEVNVKEIELLDDASGVLIKKIKPNFKTLGPKFGKDMKKIAQAVSTLNQEDIQKIEQKGELSLDIDNKSITLQLQDVEITSQDIEGWLVASAGAITVALDITINDDLRQEGIARELVNRIQNIRKDSGFEVTDKIDVKILKDGHVEKAVESNINYIKTETLTAELDFEEKLEKGTEVAFDEVNTRLFIEKH
- a CDS encoding hemoglobin/transferrin/lactoferrin receptor protein encodes the protein MSKILLVIVLLLYQLTSAQETRILDADTGEPISNVAIFNSDKSKTAISDIHGLSNLSGFTSNERITFKHLSYQLRKSTRAQISRQGNRIFMVMKAEELAEVVMSVSKWEQQKKDIPNKIDVINAKEIAFNNPQTSADLLGNTGKVFVQKSQMGGGSPMIRGFATNRLLLSVDGVRMNNAIFRGGNLQNVISIDPYAINNTEIIFGPGSVIYGSDAIGGVMNFYTKKPEFSSTDSLSVSGKGNYRLSTANMENTIHADFNFGKRKWAFMTSATYNNFGDMVMGKHGPQSYLRNKYVETSNGQDILKENEKPRKQLPTGYNQINLMQKISYRPSNTWRYDLGLHYSETSDYSRYDRLIRPNSANDGLRSAEWYYGPQKWMLGNLQLRKQGKGIFYDGLKITTAYQHFEESRNDRGFGEDVLYTTKENVDAISTNIDFENKKIGDLRLYYGGEYIFNAISSFGSQHNMQTTESAASATRYPDGSIWQTVAGYVNAEYKAKPNFTLLCGLRYSHVWIDASFDKTYYPFPFDDADLNNGALTGSVGFSWFPKADLQITLNGSTGFRAPNIDDVGKVFDSEPGAVVVPYPDLEPEYAYNAELGVYKNFNDKLTIKGATYYTYLVDALVRREFRFNGASEIDYKGELSQVLAIQNAAKAFVYGFEFGIEAFLSDHISITSNLTFTEGVEEEEDGTDSPGRHVAPTFGDFHLKWKNQRLKADLFMNYNGSIPYDDLAASERSKDYIYAVDVDGNPYSPSWHTLNFRSQYAITQNFEASLSLENITNERYRPYSSGIAAPGTNFIFGLGYNF
- a CDS encoding DNA replication and repair protein RecO; the encoded protein is MQVTTKAIVLTSLKYGDTSLIVKAFTASDGLKGYLLKGVLASKKGKLKSAYFQPLTQLEIVANHKNKGTLESIREAKVSYHNQTLHSNIAKNAMTLFLAEMLSNSIHEEEPNQGLFEFLEASLQWLDSHNEISNFHIYLLLRLTKYLGFYPDTKDIKASSFDLMEGEFTDTPSLNPILVGENLDYFKTFLGTNFDGINNIKMNKKNRQELLQSLVLYYELHLQGFRKPRSLAVLNEVFS
- a CDS encoding TraR/DksA family transcriptional regulator, translating into MAEDLKVRYSDKDLAEFKELIEEKIEKAKSHLDLLKSSYMNDGNNGTDDTSPTFKAFEEGSETMSKEANTQLAIRQEKFIRDLKNAILRIENKTYGICRVTGKLIAKERLKLVPHATLSIEAKNMQK